Proteins found in one Camelus bactrianus isolate YW-2024 breed Bactrian camel chromosome 5, ASM4877302v1, whole genome shotgun sequence genomic segment:
- the NEMP2 gene encoding nuclear envelope integral membrane protein 2 isoform X2 gives MKWKYIWSTVQVKITSSDLLSIVYITERHNCQYPETILSIIKCMIHKFWTPEESNDITIVINPYGETVCFSVTPARKIFTYTMSVTRNIVDFKLFLVFVAGVFLFLYAKTLSQSPIFYYSSGTVLGILMTLVFVLLLVKRFIPKYSTFWALMVGCWFASVYVLCQLMEDLKWLWYENRIYILGYILIVGCLSFTVCYKHGPLVEKRSRNLLMWTLRLLALLLVYAGVTAPRFACMVMVLLLSSGNLRYPLKAFGYMRKVKTWFTSKKPVVKYLTEDEYREQADAATTRALEELRQACRSPGFPSWLAVSRLKAPKKFADFVLGGSHLSPEEISLHEEQYGFGGAFLEEQLFNPRTPDSLPAH, from the exons GTGAAAATTACCAGTTCAGACCTGCTCAGTATTGTCTATATCACAGAAAGACATAATTGCCAGTATCCAGAAACCATTCTGTCTATTATCAAATGTATGATTCATAAGTTTTGGACACCAGAAGAGTCTAATGATATAACCATAGTCATCAATCCATATGGGGAGACCGTGTGCTTCTCTGTGACTCCTGCCAGGAAGATATTTACCTATACAATGAGCGTGACTCGAAACA TTGTGGATTTCAAACTCTTCCTTGTGTTTGTGGCAGGCGTGTTCCTCTTCCTTTATGCGAAGACCTTGAGTCA AAgccctattttctattactcttcGGGGACTGTGCTAGGTATTCTAATGACATTAGTCTTTGTCCTGCTACTGGTGAAAAGATTCATTCCTAAG TATAGCACCTTTTGGGCTCTAATGGTTGGTTGTTGGTTTGCTTCAGTTTATGTTTTGTGTCAACTGATGGAAGATCTGAAGTGGCTGTGGTatgaaaacagaatatatatattag GCTATATCTTGATAGTTGGGTGTCTCAGCTTTACTGTTTGTTACAAGCACGGGCCCTTGGTTGAGAAGAGGAGCAGAAATCTCCTGATGTGGACTCTGCGGCTCCTGGCCCTGCTCCTGGTCTATGCTGGTGTCACCGCACCTCGCTTCGCCTGTATGGTCATGGTCCTTCTCCTGTCGTCCGGGAACCTGCGCTACCCACTGAAAGCGTTCGGCTACATGAG GAAAGTGAAGACATGGTTTACATCGAAAAAGCCGGTGGTTAAGTACCTCACTGAAGACGAATACAGGGAACAAGCGGATGCTGCGACCACCCGCGCCCTGGAGGAGCTGCGCCAGGCCTGCCGCAGCCCCGGCTTTCCGTCCTGGCTGGCCGTCTCCAGGCTCAAGGCGCCCAAAAA gTTTGCAGACTTTGTTCTTGGAGGAAGCCACTTGTCACCGGAAGAAATCAGTCTGCATGAAGAACAGTATGGCTTCGGAGGTGCCTTCCTGGAAGAGCAGCTCTTTAACCCGAGGACTCCTGACAGCCTGCCTGCACACTGA